One Mycolicibacterium sarraceniae genomic window carries:
- the rhtB gene encoding homoserine/homoserine lactone efflux protein — MQWELWLAFVGAAIAISVSPGAGAIQSMATGLAYGLRRGYWSITGLQIGLMLQLVAVAVGLGAAVAQSVVAFTVIKWIGVVYLVYLAVRQWRSKPFDLDQQVRVDTGGGRGTLLVRGILVNVTNPKGLVFLLAVLPQFVVPTAPLLPQYLAIGTTMVVVDLVVMGCYTGLAARLLGWLRTPRQQTAMNRTFSGLFATAAVVLSLVRRGAAA, encoded by the coding sequence ATGCAATGGGAGCTGTGGCTGGCCTTCGTCGGTGCCGCGATCGCGATCAGTGTGTCCCCCGGCGCTGGTGCCATCCAGTCCATGGCGACCGGCCTGGCGTACGGTCTGCGCCGCGGTTACTGGAGCATCACCGGGCTGCAGATCGGCCTGATGCTGCAGCTGGTGGCGGTCGCCGTTGGGCTCGGCGCGGCGGTGGCGCAATCCGTCGTCGCCTTCACCGTCATCAAGTGGATCGGCGTCGTCTACCTGGTCTATCTGGCCGTCCGGCAGTGGCGCAGCAAGCCCTTTGACCTGGATCAACAGGTCAGGGTGGACACCGGCGGTGGGCGAGGCACCCTGCTCGTCCGCGGAATTCTGGTCAACGTCACCAACCCCAAGGGCCTGGTGTTCCTGCTCGCGGTGCTGCCGCAGTTCGTGGTGCCGACCGCCCCGCTGCTCCCCCAATACCTGGCGATCGGCACGACAATGGTGGTCGTCGATCTGGTGGTGATGGGCTGCTACACGGGGCTGGCGGCCCGGCTGCTGGGCTGGCTGCGCACCCCACGCCAGCAGACCGCGATGAACCGGACGTTCTCAGGCCTGTTCGCCACCGCCGCGGTGGTGCTGTCGCTGGTGCGCCGGGGCGCGGCCGCCTAA
- the nadC gene encoding carboxylating nicotinate-nucleotide diphosphorylase, with protein MTLTDDELAEARITIRRGLDEDLRYGPDVTTLATVPEDATTVAALVSRQPGVAAGIDVALLVLDEVLGGNGYRVIDRVADGTRLDAGTALLRVEGPTRGLLTAERTLLNLVCHLSGIATATAAWVDAVEGAKAEIRDTRKTLPGLRALQKYAVRVGGGVNHRMGLGDAALIKDNHVAAAGSVVAALRAVRAAAPDLPCEVEVDTLEQLDEVLAEDVQLILLDNFPVWQTQIAVQRRDANAPGVLLESSGGLGLDSAAEYAGTGVDYLAVGALTHSVRVLDVGLDL; from the coding sequence ATGACACTCACCGACGACGAGCTGGCCGAAGCTCGCATCACGATTCGACGCGGCCTCGACGAGGACCTGCGCTACGGACCCGATGTCACCACGTTGGCCACGGTCCCTGAAGACGCCACCACGGTGGCCGCCCTGGTCTCGCGGCAGCCCGGGGTAGCCGCCGGCATCGACGTCGCGCTGCTGGTTCTCGACGAGGTGCTCGGTGGGAACGGCTACCGCGTCATCGACCGCGTCGCCGACGGCACCCGGCTGGATGCCGGCACGGCGCTGCTGCGGGTAGAAGGCCCGACCCGGGGATTGCTGACTGCCGAACGCACCCTGCTCAACCTGGTCTGCCACCTGTCCGGCATCGCCACCGCGACCGCGGCCTGGGTGGACGCGGTCGAGGGTGCCAAGGCCGAGATCCGCGACACCCGCAAGACGCTGCCGGGGCTGCGGGCACTGCAGAAGTACGCCGTGCGGGTCGGCGGCGGCGTCAATCACCGGATGGGCCTCGGCGATGCCGCGCTGATCAAGGACAACCATGTCGCGGCCGCCGGTTCGGTGGTCGCCGCGCTGCGGGCCGTCCGCGCGGCCGCCCCGGACCTGCCGTGCGAGGTCGAGGTCGACACCCTCGAACAGCTCGATGAGGTGCTCGCCGAGGATGTGCAGCTGATCCTGCTGGACAACTTCCCGGTCTGGCAGACCCAAATCGCCGTGCAGCGCCGCGATGCCAACGCACCAGGGGTTCTCTTGGAGTCCTCGGGAGGCCTGGGGCTGGATAGCGCCGCCGAATACGCTGGCACCGGAGTGGACTATCTGGCCGTCGGCGCGTTGACCCACTCGGTGCGGGTTCTCGACGTCGGCCTGGATCTGTAG
- a CDS encoding L-aspartate oxidase, protein MTSSFACGAGATGVDWQQRADVVVIGTGVAGLAAALAAHRKGSRTIILSKAPDTATFYAQGGIAVVLPHTDDSVDAHVRDTLTAGAGLCDPDAVRSIVADGYRAVADLVDDGARFDESAPGQWALTREGGHSRRRIIHAGGDATGAEVQRALDHAAATLDIRRNHVALQILHDDASVTGVLVRNADGLGIVHAPSVILATGGLGHLYRATTNPEGSTGDGIALALWAGVGVTDLEFVQFHPTMLFDRDGSGRRPLITEALRGEGAVLRDARGEAMTTHHPLGDLAPRDVVAAAIEARLRETGDECVFLDARAIDQFAQRFPTVTAACREAGIDPTREPIPVVPGAHYSCGGVATDVHGRTDLPGLFAAGEVARTGMHGANRLASNSLLEGLVVGARAGRTAVEHSRNAGAPMAKVEERQHTALDRHTLQAAMTEHASVVRDGAGLRHLAETLNEATPRPMTTRAAAEDVALTVTARAVAAAALARTECRGCHHRGDHPDTDPAQAFSRTLHGDHAEACLR, encoded by the coding sequence ATGACCAGCTCCTTCGCCTGCGGCGCCGGTGCCACAGGCGTGGATTGGCAGCAGCGCGCTGACGTCGTGGTGATCGGCACCGGGGTGGCGGGGTTGGCCGCCGCGCTGGCCGCGCACCGAAAGGGCAGCCGCACAATCATATTGAGTAAGGCACCGGATACCGCGACGTTCTACGCGCAGGGCGGTATCGCGGTGGTGCTGCCGCACACCGACGACTCGGTGGATGCCCATGTGCGTGACACCCTGACCGCCGGTGCCGGCCTGTGTGATCCAGACGCCGTGCGCTCGATAGTCGCCGACGGCTATCGCGCGGTGGCCGACCTGGTCGACGACGGGGCCCGATTCGACGAGAGTGCCCCCGGGCAGTGGGCCCTGACCCGGGAGGGCGGCCACTCCCGTCGGCGCATCATCCACGCCGGCGGTGACGCCACCGGTGCCGAGGTGCAGCGCGCGCTCGATCACGCGGCCGCCACCCTGGACATCCGCCGCAATCATGTTGCGCTGCAGATCCTGCACGACGATGCGAGCGTCACCGGAGTGCTGGTGCGCAACGCCGACGGGCTGGGGATCGTGCACGCCCCGTCGGTCATCCTCGCCACCGGTGGCCTTGGCCATCTGTACCGGGCGACCACGAATCCGGAAGGCTCCACCGGTGACGGTATCGCGCTGGCGCTGTGGGCCGGGGTCGGGGTCACCGATCTCGAATTCGTCCAGTTCCACCCGACGATGCTGTTCGACCGTGACGGGTCCGGGCGTCGCCCGCTGATCACCGAAGCACTCCGCGGCGAAGGTGCGGTGCTGCGTGATGCCCGCGGCGAGGCAATGACCACGCATCATCCGCTGGGCGACCTCGCTCCGCGCGATGTGGTGGCTGCGGCCATCGAGGCGCGACTGCGCGAAACCGGTGACGAGTGCGTATTCCTCGACGCGCGCGCGATTGACCAGTTCGCGCAACGCTTCCCGACCGTGACGGCTGCCTGCCGCGAGGCCGGCATCGATCCCACCCGCGAGCCGATCCCCGTCGTTCCCGGTGCGCACTACAGCTGCGGTGGTGTGGCCACCGATGTTCACGGACGCACCGATCTTCCTGGGCTGTTCGCGGCAGGTGAGGTGGCCAGGACCGGGATGCACGGCGCCAACCGGCTGGCCTCCAACAGCCTGCTGGAAGGCCTGGTCGTCGGTGCCCGCGCCGGCCGGACCGCCGTCGAGCATTCCCGTAACGCGGGCGCGCCGATGGCGAAAGTCGAAGAGCGCCAGCACACTGCACTCGACCGGCACACGCTCCAGGCCGCGATGACCGAACACGCCTCGGTGGTCCGCGACGGCGCCGGCCTACGCCACCTCGCCGAGACACTGAACGAGGCGACGCCGCGCCCGATGACCACCCGCGCCGCCGCCGAGGACGTCGCACTGACGGTGACCGCTCGCGCGGTGGCCGCAGCGGCCTTGGCGCGCACAGAATGTCGTGGTTGCCACCATCGCGGCGATCATCCCGACACCGATCCGGCTCAGGCTTTCAGCCGCACTCTGCACGGCGACCACGCGGAGGCGTGCCTGCGATGA
- the nadA gene encoding quinolinate synthase NadA — protein MTVLDRADAVDNDLAVDNDLVARITNGPAGYAGVNGDEEWAAEVRRLATLRNATILAHNYQLPAIQDLADHVGDSLALSRIAAEAAEETIVFCGVHFMAETAKILSPEKTVLIPDQRAGCSLADSITAEDLRGWKDEHPGAVVVSYVNTTAAVKALTDICCTSSNAVEVVASIPADREVIFCPDQFLGAHVRRMTGRTNLHIWAGECHVHAGINGDELAEQARTHPDAELFVHPECGCATSALYLAGEGAFPEDRVKILSTGGMLDAAKTSHAKQVLVATEVGMLHQLRRAAPGIDFQAVNDRASCKYMKMITPAALLRCLVEGADEVDVDPDTARLARASVRRMIEIGQPGGGE, from the coding sequence ATGACCGTCCTGGATCGAGCCGACGCCGTCGATAACGACCTAGCCGTCGATAACGACCTAGTCGCCCGCATCACCAACGGCCCCGCCGGCTACGCCGGCGTGAACGGTGACGAGGAATGGGCTGCCGAGGTGCGCCGGCTGGCTACCTTGCGCAACGCGACCATCCTCGCGCACAACTACCAGCTGCCTGCCATTCAGGATCTTGCCGACCATGTCGGCGACTCGCTGGCGCTGTCGCGGATCGCGGCCGAAGCCGCCGAAGAGACCATCGTGTTCTGTGGTGTGCACTTCATGGCCGAGACCGCCAAGATTCTGTCCCCGGAGAAGACGGTGCTGATTCCCGATCAGCGCGCCGGTTGCTCGCTGGCCGACTCGATCACCGCCGAAGATCTGCGGGGGTGGAAAGACGAGCACCCCGGTGCGGTCGTGGTGTCCTACGTGAACACCACCGCAGCGGTGAAGGCGCTCACCGATATCTGCTGCACCTCGTCCAACGCTGTCGAGGTGGTGGCCTCCATCCCTGCGGACCGTGAGGTGATCTTCTGCCCGGATCAGTTCTTGGGTGCCCACGTCCGTCGGATGACCGGCCGTACGAACCTGCACATCTGGGCCGGTGAATGCCATGTGCACGCGGGCATCAACGGCGACGAGCTGGCCGAGCAGGCCCGCACTCACCCCGATGCCGAGCTGTTCGTGCACCCCGAATGCGGTTGCGCCACATCGGCACTGTACCTCGCCGGCGAGGGTGCCTTCCCCGAAGACCGGGTCAAGATCCTGTCCACCGGCGGCATGCTCGACGCTGCCAAGACCTCGCACGCCAAGCAGGTGCTGGTCGCCACCGAGGTCGGCATGCTGCACCAGTTACGCCGTGCCGCACCGGGTATCGACTTCCAGGCCGTCAACGACCGGGCGTCGTGCAAGTACATGAAGATGATCACCCCCGCCGCGCTGTTGCGCTGCCTGGTCGAGGGCGCCGACGAGGTCGACGTGGATCCCGATACCGCCCGGCTGGCCCGTGCCAGCGTGCGACGGATGATCGAAATCGGTCAGCCCGGCGGCGGAGAATGA
- a CDS encoding NUDIX hydrolase has product MPHTSTEHEVLAVVFQVGDVSSRKPSLNVLLWQRALEPERGKWSLPGGRLRADEDLTSSARRQLAEKVDVREIAHLEQLAVFSDPGRVPGVRMIASTFLGLIPSPATPVLPPDTRWHPVNALPEMAFDHAPMVDYARTRLAAKLSYTNIGFALAPTEFALSTLRDIYGAALGYQVDATNLQRVLARRGVITPTGTTAHSGRSGGRPAALYRFTDSQIRVTDEFAALRPPG; this is encoded by the coding sequence GTGCCTCATACTAGCACCGAACACGAAGTGCTCGCCGTTGTATTCCAGGTTGGCGATGTCAGTTCCCGTAAACCGTCGCTTAACGTGCTGTTATGGCAACGCGCACTGGAGCCCGAGCGCGGCAAATGGTCGCTGCCCGGCGGCCGGCTGCGCGCCGACGAGGACCTGACGAGTTCGGCGCGCCGGCAGCTCGCCGAGAAGGTCGACGTACGTGAGATCGCCCACTTGGAACAGCTGGCCGTCTTCTCCGATCCGGGCCGGGTGCCCGGCGTGCGCATGATCGCGTCGACATTCCTCGGGCTGATTCCCTCACCCGCCACCCCGGTGCTGCCACCCGACACCCGCTGGCATCCGGTGAACGCACTGCCGGAGATGGCGTTCGACCATGCCCCGATGGTGGATTACGCCCGCACCCGGCTGGCCGCCAAGCTGTCCTACACCAATATCGGATTCGCCTTGGCGCCAACGGAATTTGCGCTCTCGACGCTGCGGGACATCTACGGTGCGGCACTGGGCTATCAGGTCGACGCCACCAACCTGCAACGGGTGCTGGCCCGCCGCGGCGTCATCACGCCGACCGGGACGACCGCCCATTCGGGCCGCTCCGGCGGCCGTCCGGCGGCCCTGTATCGCTTCACCGATTCACAGATTCGGGTGACCGACGAATTTGCTGCGCTACGACCGCCCGGATGA
- a CDS encoding lipase family protein produces the protein MHPVSSGAPSPEWIGRAPHEELERGAHPLLPVDDPFYEPPAGFEHADPGTVLRSRTVELGFLGLIPQRVKATQLLYRTTDHNGLPQATVTTVLIPTGHPPAQVRNVVSYQCAIDAVASRCFPSYALRRRAKSLGSIAQLEYLLIAAALAEGWMVSVPDHEGPGGIWGAPYEPGYAVLDGLRAVLGFERFGLPENTQVGLWGYSGGGLASAWAAEVHAEYAPELNIVGAVLGSPVGDLGHTFRRLNGSYLAALPALVVSALAKTYPDLNRVIEENATEDGKALLRRLEQMTTAEAVIRLFRTDMDDLVRPPLEDVLAMPEVQYVFNDIKLGKAVPDLPVLIVQAVHDSVIAVEDIDDLAHTYSSGGAQVTYHRDMFSEHMLLHPMSAPMALRWLIDRFDGRPIDEHIVRTKWPTLLNPMTYAGMLRLGGIVARVVCGGRVPFRPL, from the coding sequence ATGCATCCGGTCAGCTCCGGGGCCCCGAGCCCCGAATGGATTGGCCGCGCCCCGCACGAGGAGCTCGAGCGCGGTGCGCATCCGCTGCTGCCCGTCGACGATCCCTTCTACGAGCCGCCCGCCGGGTTCGAGCACGCTGACCCCGGGACCGTGCTGCGCTCCCGCACCGTCGAACTGGGCTTTCTCGGGCTGATCCCGCAGCGCGTCAAAGCCACCCAGCTGCTGTACCGCACCACCGACCACAACGGGCTGCCGCAGGCCACCGTCACCACGGTGCTGATCCCGACCGGCCACCCCCCCGCTCAGGTCCGCAACGTCGTCTCCTATCAGTGCGCCATCGACGCGGTGGCCTCGCGCTGCTTCCCGTCCTACGCGCTGCGCCGGCGGGCCAAGTCCCTGGGCTCCATCGCCCAGCTGGAATACCTGCTGATTGCGGCCGCGCTGGCCGAGGGCTGGATGGTGTCCGTCCCCGACCACGAGGGCCCGGGCGGCATCTGGGGCGCCCCCTACGAACCCGGCTACGCCGTCCTGGATGGTCTGCGGGCTGTCCTCGGCTTCGAACGATTCGGCCTCCCCGAGAACACCCAGGTCGGATTGTGGGGCTATTCCGGCGGCGGACTGGCCAGCGCGTGGGCGGCCGAAGTGCACGCCGAGTACGCCCCCGAGCTCAACATCGTGGGTGCGGTGCTGGGCTCACCGGTGGGCGACCTGGGCCACACCTTCCGCCGGCTCAACGGCTCCTACCTGGCCGCGCTCCCCGCGCTGGTGGTGTCCGCGCTGGCCAAGACCTACCCCGATTTGAACCGGGTCATCGAGGAGAACGCGACCGAGGACGGGAAGGCGCTGCTGCGCCGGCTGGAGCAGATGACGACGGCCGAGGCCGTCATCCGACTCTTCCGCACCGATATGGACGACCTGGTGCGCCCGCCGCTGGAAGACGTGCTCGCGATGCCCGAGGTGCAATACGTCTTCAACGACATCAAGCTCGGCAAGGCCGTGCCGGATCTGCCGGTGCTGATCGTGCAGGCGGTGCACGATTCCGTGATCGCCGTCGAGGACATCGACGATCTGGCGCACACCTACTCCTCCGGCGGCGCGCAGGTCACCTACCACCGGGACATGTTCAGCGAGCACATGCTGCTGCACCCGATGTCGGCACCGATGGCGCTGCGCTGGCTGATCGACCGGTTCGACGGCCGCCCGATCGACGAGCACATCGTGCGCACCAAGTGGCCGACGCTGCTCAACCCGATGACCTACGCGGGCATGTTGCGCCTGGGCGGAATCGTCGCGCGGGTGGTCTGCGGCGGCCGGGTTCCGTTCCGCCCGCTCTAG
- a CDS encoding DUF2567 domain-containing protein: protein MTRGRATGVVVLGLTLAGAVIGGLWSWLAPSAHGVIALTRSGERVQTYLGGESDHLFVSAALLIGLMTSVAIVAAVLVWQWRAHRGPLMATALWVGLVAATGAAAAVGAVLVHWRYGGVPFDTAPVTPEHRIFYYAEAPPVFFARGPWQVATTLLFPAAVAALTYALMAVATPRDDLGVAPPVERSPLGAGAPN, encoded by the coding sequence ATGACGCGCGGCCGCGCGACCGGTGTTGTCGTGCTCGGGCTGACGCTGGCGGGCGCGGTGATCGGCGGCCTGTGGTCATGGCTGGCGCCCTCGGCCCACGGCGTGATCGCGCTGACCCGTTCCGGAGAGCGGGTGCAGACCTATCTCGGTGGTGAATCCGACCACCTCTTCGTGTCGGCGGCGCTGCTGATCGGACTGATGACGTCGGTGGCGATCGTGGCTGCCGTGCTGGTGTGGCAGTGGCGCGCCCACCGCGGACCGCTGATGGCGACGGCACTGTGGGTGGGGCTCGTAGCCGCGACGGGTGCCGCCGCAGCGGTCGGTGCGGTTCTGGTGCACTGGCGTTACGGCGGGGTGCCGTTCGACACCGCGCCGGTGACGCCGGAGCATCGGATCTTCTACTACGCCGAGGCGCCGCCGGTCTTCTTCGCGCGCGGCCCGTGGCAGGTCGCGACGACGCTGCTGTTCCCCGCGGCGGTCGCCGCACTCACCTATGCCCTGATGGCGGTGGCCACCCCACGTGACGACCTCGGGGTCGCACCGCCCGTGGAACGCAGCCCATTGGGCGCAGGCGCGCCAAACTAG
- the bsaP gene encoding biotin synthase auxiliary protein BsaP, protein MVEQLPAPVGAGIYNVYTGGPVGSVVPTAAQLGLEPPRFCAECGRRMVVQVRPDGWWAKCARHGRVDSHDLEAQR, encoded by the coding sequence ATGGTCGAACAGCTGCCCGCACCGGTCGGTGCCGGGATCTACAACGTCTACACCGGCGGACCCGTCGGCAGTGTGGTGCCCACGGCGGCCCAGCTCGGGCTGGAGCCGCCGCGGTTCTGCGCTGAATGCGGGCGCCGGATGGTGGTCCAGGTCCGCCCGGACGGCTGGTGGGCCAAGTGTGCGCGGCACGGCCGGGTCGATTCCCATGATCTTGAGGCGCAGCGATGA
- the bioB gene encoding biotin synthase BioB — MDVLALAREQVLERGEGLSRDQVLEVLQLSDDHLEELLALAHEVRMKWCGPEVEVEGIISLKTGGCPEDCHFCSQSGLFASPVRSAWLDIPSLVEAAKQTAKSGATEFCIVAAVRGPDERLLAQVAAGIEAIRNEVDIQIACSLGMLTQEQVDRLKEMGVHRYNHNLETAQSYFPNVVTTHSWEERWGTLEMVREAGMEVCCGGILGMGETLEQRAEFAANLAELDPHEVPLNFLNPRPGTPFGDLEVLPASEALKAVAAFRLALPRTMLRFAGGREITLGDLGAKQGILGGVNAVIVGNYLTTLGRPAEADLELLEDLQMPIKALNASL, encoded by the coding sequence GTGGACGTATTGGCACTGGCACGCGAGCAGGTGCTCGAGCGCGGCGAGGGTCTGTCCCGCGACCAGGTGCTCGAAGTCCTGCAACTGTCCGACGACCACCTCGAGGAGCTGCTGGCCCTGGCTCATGAGGTCCGCATGAAGTGGTGCGGTCCCGAGGTCGAGGTGGAAGGCATCATCAGCCTGAAAACCGGTGGCTGCCCTGAGGATTGCCACTTCTGCTCGCAGTCGGGTCTGTTCGCTTCGCCGGTGCGCAGCGCCTGGCTCGACATTCCCAGCCTGGTCGAGGCGGCCAAGCAGACCGCCAAGTCTGGCGCCACCGAGTTCTGCATCGTGGCTGCCGTACGCGGGCCCGACGAGCGCTTGCTGGCACAGGTCGCCGCCGGTATCGAGGCCATCCGCAACGAGGTCGACATCCAGATCGCCTGCTCACTGGGGATGCTGACGCAGGAGCAGGTGGATCGCCTCAAGGAGATGGGCGTCCACCGCTACAACCACAACCTGGAGACCGCCCAGTCCTATTTCCCGAACGTCGTGACGACGCACTCCTGGGAAGAGCGCTGGGGCACGCTGGAGATGGTCCGCGAAGCCGGCATGGAGGTCTGCTGCGGCGGCATCCTCGGCATGGGGGAGACACTCGAGCAGCGCGCCGAGTTCGCCGCGAACCTAGCCGAACTCGACCCGCACGAGGTTCCGCTGAACTTCCTCAACCCGCGGCCGGGCACACCTTTCGGCGATCTGGAGGTGTTACCGGCGTCCGAGGCGCTCAAGGCCGTCGCCGCGTTCCGGCTCGCCCTGCCGCGCACGATGCTGCGGTTCGCCGGCGGTCGGGAGATCACCCTCGGTGACCTGGGCGCCAAGCAGGGCATCCTTGGCGGTGTCAACGCCGTGATCGTCGGCAATTACCTGACCACGCTGGGCCGGCCGGCGGAAGCGGATCTCGAGCTGCTCGAAGATCTGCAGATGCCGATCAAGGCTCTGAACGCCAGCCTGTAG
- a CDS encoding TetR family transcriptional regulator, translating to MQLHKPDVVDAATTLLDNYGIADLSMRRLAKELNVSPGALYWHFANKQQLLGAVADRILGNVDEVSADWRDRIAAICAQLRDALLSHTDGAELVSASFAAGQSEVMAQILAWLTDAATAAGVDSGHAAVAARTVLYYVLGFTADEQSRLQWDAAGVDLPDEQSVLGADPSRRFGFGVQLLIDGIAARRTSPV from the coding sequence GTGCAGCTCCACAAACCCGACGTGGTCGACGCGGCGACAACACTGCTCGACAACTACGGCATCGCCGACCTGTCGATGCGCCGGCTGGCCAAGGAGCTCAACGTCTCCCCCGGCGCGCTGTACTGGCACTTCGCGAACAAGCAACAGCTACTCGGCGCGGTGGCCGACCGGATCCTGGGGAATGTCGATGAAGTCTCCGCGGACTGGCGCGACCGCATCGCAGCGATCTGCGCTCAGTTGCGCGATGCGCTGCTGTCACACACCGACGGCGCCGAGTTGGTGTCGGCGAGTTTCGCCGCCGGCCAGTCGGAGGTGATGGCGCAGATCCTCGCCTGGCTGACCGACGCGGCTACCGCAGCGGGCGTCGACTCAGGGCACGCCGCGGTCGCCGCTCGCACTGTCCTCTATTACGTGCTGGGCTTCACCGCCGACGAGCAGTCGCGATTGCAGTGGGATGCGGCGGGCGTAGACCTGCCCGACGAACAGTCGGTGCTCGGCGCCGACCCCAGCCGCCGATTCGGCTTCGGTGTACAGCTACTCATCGACGGGATTGCGGCGCGGCGGACCTCGCCGGTGTGA
- a CDS encoding 2'-5' RNA ligase family protein, whose translation MAHSIELLLDERADTAIRQVWQALADAGLPSQVKVASHTNRPHITLVAAERIDPGIDEELEWLVAELPWPAVLGAPLVFGGGRLTLARLVIPSDKLLDTHELVYDECRPYARNLFAHCAPGRWTPHVTLGRRLTPAHVAEALTVGGITADLAAGIVGLRRWDGDAKRDFLIG comes from the coding sequence ATGGCGCACTCGATCGAACTTCTTCTCGACGAGCGCGCCGACACTGCCATCCGGCAGGTGTGGCAGGCGCTCGCCGATGCCGGCTTGCCAAGCCAAGTGAAGGTCGCCTCCCACACCAACCGCCCGCACATCACGCTGGTGGCCGCCGAGCGGATAGATCCGGGCATCGACGAGGAACTGGAGTGGCTGGTCGCGGAGCTTCCCTGGCCCGCCGTGCTTGGCGCACCGCTGGTCTTCGGCGGTGGGCGGCTGACGTTGGCCAGGCTCGTGATCCCGTCGGACAAACTGCTCGACACCCACGAGCTGGTCTACGACGAGTGTCGCCCGTACGCGAGGAACCTGTTCGCGCACTGCGCCCCCGGTCGGTGGACTCCCCATGTCACGCTCGGCAGGCGGCTCACTCCGGCGCACGTCGCCGAGGCACTGACTGTCGGCGGGATCACTGCCGATCTTGCGGCCGGCATCGTGGGGCTTCGGCGCTGGGACGGCGACGCCAAACGTGATTTCCTGATCGGTTGA
- the bioD gene encoding dethiobiotin synthase: MSILVITGTGTGVGKTVVTAALACHARVAEHDVAVCKPVQTGTADGDDDLAEVARLSGVTELVGVARYPEPLAPAAAAERAGRPLPAAAELLASIRGVDRPGRLTLVEGAGGLLVELAAAGVTLRDLAVELAAPILVVVEPGLGTLNHTSLTLEGVAAKGLSCVGLVIGAWPAQPGAAEKSNRDALARLAPVRAVLPSGVAAVSPKDFATFSARAFEPDWVAGLI; this comes from the coding sequence ATGAGCATCCTGGTCATCACCGGAACCGGAACCGGTGTCGGTAAAACCGTTGTCACGGCGGCGCTCGCCTGCCATGCGCGGGTGGCCGAACATGATGTCGCGGTGTGCAAACCGGTGCAGACCGGCACCGCCGACGGCGACGACGACCTGGCCGAGGTCGCTCGGCTCTCCGGGGTTACCGAACTCGTGGGCGTCGCGCGCTATCCCGAACCGCTGGCACCTGCCGCCGCTGCCGAACGCGCCGGACGGCCGCTGCCTGCCGCCGCGGAACTGCTGGCCTCGATCCGCGGCGTCGACCGGCCCGGCCGGCTGACGCTGGTCGAGGGGGCGGGAGGCCTGCTGGTCGAGCTGGCGGCCGCAGGAGTGACGCTGCGCGATCTGGCGGTGGAATTGGCCGCGCCGATCCTGGTTGTGGTCGAGCCTGGTCTTGGCACCCTCAACCACACCTCGTTGACATTGGAAGGTGTTGCCGCTAAGGGTCTTTCGTGTGTGGGCCTGGTGATCGGCGCGTGGCCGGCGCAGCCGGGCGCGGCGGAGAAATCCAATCGTGACGCGCTGGCCCGGCTCGCGCCGGTTCGGGCTGTTCTACCCTCCGGGGTGGCCGCCGTCTCGCCAAAGGATTTCGCGACGTTCAGCGCCCGCGCGTTCGAACCGGACTGGGTCGCCGGACTGATCTGA